In Plasmodium relictum strain SGS1 genome assembly, chromosome: 6, one DNA window encodes the following:
- the AdoMetDC/ODC gene encoding S-adenosylmethionine decarboxylase/ornithine decarboxylase, putative: MTGIFEGIEKRVVMKLKKNFFCNEKIKSLLDISDEFWSEKLKLIGCTIISKIEEDTNLSNNEKCRVYLLSESSLFIHDNVLFLKTCGRTKVLFFIPFLVDLLLYILKNKSILDKNCKHDETFLENNDLSEITDFIKNNFEYTFFTHMNYQNISENGHYEQEYPHKTIEDEKKFFRFFFSSMKFVNTPLPLDRNHYIFYARVNNTFPYASYKFCSELLLFDIKKHEERKKFHRIYLNKDSMNIFHKKNENFKLYDENEKAEDYSSDIFYVKSTEEEGYEDEYFNDEVDYCEKSNNVINFSEESSINMEQNLIIDKKKYISNTYLKDQEKNEKSSEENNSEDTITIKKEDYYNFMHACEEDINIFSYPNIIKTSCNKDHLGISVCTSNTISTDDEIKTKKEIRNDKERKGTFLNGKCVHNTNNKEVETYCSVREHFDLQSSFTSMKNDCALNYLERGNTKLYNYNDEDLSNISIKNVDTDLYECINKNKESFSYNEYYFTPCGYSCNAIHKNNYFCVHYSPEDLVSYVSIEISNNLEYESYLKFINNQLNFYNGKYLYIINYLNECETNENIIENASSENKSEKTEIYYDNIHDSYYIKNKLSKNFAINNQQYYNLVLFKEQFIDFLKIQYFVYELKNINDVKIFPLLSEIKNIEKNYNSDILGKKKFLNDIYEYSYNFCKKNKITIVDMNSLENDQMNKFKIFKKDFLNFSYVERKKDESVTNKNYEKINKNGDLNNCNINEKNYVEIKYACKNGINKSNESNANIDNYSNETYNISNNNSINKKDSNLNIEYERNNVNNEVCEAINECKEKKYKEGMIRFFEKNITEMYTFDKILNENIDTSVLLINLEKILVQYIRFKKNLPNVTPFYSVKCNDDEIVLKFLYGLNCNFDCASVGEIKKIITILPQISRERIIYANTIKSINSLIYAQKENINLCTFDNIEELKKIYKYHPNCSLLLRINVDFKNYKSYMSSKYGANKYEWEELLEFGKNHKLNIIGVSFHVGSNTKNLFDYCQAIKLSKEVWDLSKKFGYNFEILNLGGGYPEELEYDNVKNDEKVNYCTLNEEELKKDIINFLNEKNVLKKKYFSYNFEKIALAINISIEHYFKEIKDKIKIICEPGRYMAASSTLLAVKIIGKRHPTFKGVLLKDIKEPFSLSNNININDVHGNIDEKKKDKVIENKMHENIINTLNNNNSKLGNITNIKKKVVNINDNRYNYYSYYVSDSIYGCFSSIIFDEYNRTPMYIIKNERSSNDIFNSPFYLANIFGQSCDGLDMINSITYLPECDINDWLIYEYTGAYTFVGSSNFNGFPKSKKIYIYSQKNHFNFY, translated from the coding sequence atgacaGGAATATTTGAAGGAATCGAAAAAAGAGTTGTTATGAAATTAAAGAAGAATTTTTTctgtaatgaaaaaataaaatcgtTATTGGATATTTCAGATGAGTTTTGGTCagaaaaattgaaattaatTGGATGCACTATTATATCAAAAATAGAAGAAGATACTAATTTAtctaataatgaaaaatgtaGAGTATATTTATTATCTGAAAGTTCCTTATTTATTCATGATAATgtattatttcttaaaacATGTGGGAGAACtaaagttttattttttattccatTTTTAGTTGATTTGTTGttgtatatattaaaaaataaaagtattttagataaaaattgTAAGCATGATGAGACATTTctagaaaataatgatttaagTGAAATAACtgatttcataaaaaataattttgagTATACTTTTTTTACACATATGAATTATCAAAACATATCAGAAAATGGGCATTATGAACAAGAATATCCTCATAAAACAATTGAAGatgaaaagaaattttttcgatttttttttagctcTATGAAATTTGTTAATACTCCATTACCTTTAGATAGaaatcattatattttttatgcaCGAGTAAATAATACTTTTCCATATGCAAGTTATAAATTTTGTTCAGAATTACTTTTATttgatattaaaaaacatgaagaaagaaaaaaatttcatagaATATACTTAAATAAAGATTCaatgaatatttttcataaaaagaatgaaaattttaaattatatgatgaaaatgaaaaagcaGAAGATTACAGTAgtgatattttttatgtaaaaagcACAGAAGAAGAAGGATACGAAGATGAATACTTTAATGATGAAGTAGATTACTGTGAGAAAAGCAATAAcgtaataaatttttcagAAGAATCATCTATAAATATGGAACAAAATCTTATTAttgataagaaaaaatatatctcgAATACATATTTGAAAgatcaagaaaaaaatgaaaaatcatCAGAAGAAAACAATAGTGAAGATACCATtactattaaaaaagaagattattataattttatgcaTGCATGCGAAGAAGACATAAACATATTTTCATATccaaatataattaaaactaGTTGTAACAAAGATCATTTGGGTATTTCAGTTTGCACTAGTAACACAATTAGTACGGATGatgaaattaaaacaaaaaaggaaataaggAATGATAAAGAAAGGAAAGGTACTTTTTTAAATGGAAAATGTGTTCATAATACTAATAACAAGGAAGTAGAAACATATTGTAGTGTAAGGGAACATTTTGATTTACAAAGTTCATTTACAAGTATGAAAAATGATTGTGCACTTAATTATTTAGAGAGGggaaatacaaaattatataattataacgATGAAGATTTATCTAatatttcaattaaaaatgttGATACAGATTTGTATGAgtgtattaataaaaataaagagagCTTTTCGTATAATGAATACTATTTTACTCCTTGTGGTTATTCATGCAATGCTATACATAAGAATAATTACTTTTGCGTTCATTACTCTCCTGAAGATTTAGTATCGTATGTTTCTATTGAAATTTCAAACAATTTAGAATATGAAAGTtacttaaaatttataaataatcaattaaatttttataatggaaaatatttatatattattaattatttaaatgaatgtgaaacaaatgaaaatattatagaAAATGCAAGCTCCGAAAATAAATCAGAGAAAACGGAGATATATTACGACAATATACATGATTcttattacataaaaaacaagttaagtaaaaattttgCAATTAATAATCAACAATACTATAATTTagttttatttaaagaacAGTTTATtgattttcttaaaattcaATATTTCGTTTATGAACTGAAAAACATAAATGACGTTAAAATATTCCCACTCCTTAGTGAAatcaaaaatatagaaaaaaattataatagtgATAtattaggaaaaaaaaaatttttgaatgatatttatgaatattcatataatttttgtaaaaaaaataaaataacgaTTGTTGATATGAACTCACTTGAAAATGATCAGatgaataaatttaaaatttttaaaaaagatttcttgaatttttcatatgttgaaagaaaaaaggaTGAAAGTGttactaataaaaattatgagaaaataaataaaaacggGGATCTAAATAATTGTAATATTAATGAGAAAAATTATGTAGAAATAAAGTATGCATGCAAAAATGggataaataaaagtaatgaaaGTAATGCAAATATTGATAATTATAGTAATGAGACTTATAATATTAGTAATAACAACAGCATCAATAAGAAAGATAGCAATTTGAATATAGAATATGAAAGAAATAATGTCAATAATGAAGTATGTGAAGCAATAAATGAATGTAaggaaaagaaatataaagaagGCATGATTAGATTTTTTGAGAAAAATATTACTGAGATGTATACTtttgataaaatattaaatgaaaatattgataCATCTGTACTATTAATTAATCTAGAAAAAATTCTTGTTCAGTATataagatttaaaaaaaatttaccaAATGTAACACCCTTTTATTCAGTAAAATGTAATGATGATGAAATTGTATTAAAATTCTTATACGGATTAAATTGCAATTTTGATTGTGCATCAGTAggagaaattaaaaaaataataaccaTTTTGCCACAAATATCAAGAGAAAGAATTATATATGCTAATACTATTAAAAGTATAAACTCTTTAATATATGCACAAAAAGAGAATATTAATCTTTGTACTTTTGATAATatagaagaattaaaaaagatttatAAATATCATCCTAATTGCTCATTACTTTTACGTATCAATGTTGatttcaaaaattataaatctTATATGTCTTCTAAATATGGAGctaataaatatgaatgGGAAGAATTACTAGAGTTTGGTAAAAATCATAAACTAAATATTATAGGAGTATCTTTTCATGTTGGTAGTAAtactaaaaatttatttgattatTGTCAAGCAATAAAATTATCTAAGGAAGTATGGGATTTAAGCAAAAAATTTGGATAcaattttgaaattttaaatttaggTGGTGGGTATCCCGAGGAATTAGAATATGACAATGTAAAAAATGATGAGAAGGTAAATTATTGCACcttaaatgaagaagaattaaaaaaagatataataaactttttaaatgagaaaaatgttttaaaaaaaaagtacttttcatataattttgaaaaaattgcATTAGctataaatatttctattgAACACTATTTTAAGGAAATTAaagacaaaataaaaattatatgtgaGCCAGGAAGATATATGGCTGCTTCTTCAACTCTATTAGCTGTGAAAATAATTGGCAAAAGACACCCAACTTTTAAAGGAGTTCTCTTGAAGGATATAAAGGAACCTTTTAGTTTatcaaataatattaatataaatgatgtaCATGGTAAtatagatgaaaaaaaaaaagataaagtaatagaaaataaaatgcatgaaaatattataaatactttaaataataacaattcTAAACTAGGTAATATtacaaatataaagaaaaaagtagttaatattaatgataatagATATAATTATTACTCTTATTATGTAAGCGATAGTATATATGGTTGCTTTAGTAGTATAATATTTGACGAATATAATAGAACACCaatgtatataataaaaaatgaaagaagttctaatgatatatttaattctCCTTTTTATTTAGCAAACATATTTGGTCAATCTTGTGATGGTTTAGATATGATAAATTCTATTACTTATTTGCCTGAGTGTGATATAAATGATTGGCTTATTTATGAATATACTGGTGCTTATACTTTTGTTGGTTCTTCAAATTTTAATGGATTTccaaaaagtaaaaaaatttatatatattcccAAAAAAACcactttaatttttattaa
- the ETRAMP gene encoding early transcribed membrane protein produces MRISKVFYFFNIFLVSHLLMPHLSKIIHDTKKELVSLNDVERELKRKEKKKKIILYATLATVTAALCAAVGFGIYFHKKKKVKKDLEDDKKKGNKLPLKPFEKEPIEHEDEEYEEDPKPSHPSHPSHPSQPSHPSHPSQPSHPSHPSHPSHPSQPSHPSHPSQPSHPSQPSQPAKLPEKEPKKSQKHIKPLTVNVETQTYDPDIIGDKVDSLFNKKDGSLEINPQTKPEVQPQIEVPGEFGLVPFTKPLSEKPATLKIYFPEESSNELFNPLKSNLSTFLKFPYLQTSKIIVPDKSLFSSSDDNQDKLESTEPKKIPQSHHLKQFKHSEPTISQPKKIPQLHHLKEFKHSEPKIEESPKIDPLAYQNISLEVSEPTIAEPPKKIPQLHHLKEFKHSEPTISQQQKKSPQSRHLKEFKLSGPKIKEEIEMDTLPYDYKKSESPKELKLLQKLKTSEQQKTTSQSDQDKILGPSVKPKMISQSSHSKIASPPSGISNVISLSSYQPKTQKATDKPEGFFEDSSSEPKPLPPFKNIRMSSPTPFKQPKTIKFSPMKKSASSASIVTSKPQLKEGIVFASTKEHADTSKTEGKSHKASSKSFVDSTSPIAQSSSVEKAMTSEKTSSQSSSSTHKGDESSS; encoded by the coding sequence atgaGAATTTCAAAagtgttttatttttttaatatttttttagtttctCACTTGTTGATGCCTCatttatcaaaaataatCCATGATactaaaaaagaattagttTCATTAAATGATGTTGAACgtgaattaaaaagaaaagagaaaaaaaaaaaaataattttgtatGCTACTTTAGCAACAGTAACGGCAGCTTTATGTGCAGCTGTAGGATTTGGAATTTAttttcacaaaaaaaaaaaagttaaaaaggATTTAGaggatgataaaaaaaaaggaaataaattACCTTTGAAGCCTTTTGAAAAAGAACCAATAGAACATGAAGACGAAGAATATGAGGAGGATCCTAAACCTTCTCATCCTTCTCATCCTTCTCATCCTTCTCAACCTTCTCATCCTTCTCATCCTTCTCAACCTTCTCATCCTTCTCATCCTTCTCATCCTTCTCATCCTTCTCAACCTTCTCATCCTTCTCATCCTTCTCAACCTTCTCATCCTTCTCAACCTTCTCAACCCGCGAAATTACCTGAAAAAGAACCTAAGAAATCACAGAAACATATTAAACCTCTAACGGTTAATGTAGAAACACAGACTTATGATCCCGACATAATTGGTGATAAAGTTGATAgtctttttaataaaaaagatggATCTTTAGAAATTAATCCACAAACAAAACCTGAAGTACAGCCACAAATTGAAGTACCAGGAGAATTTGGACTAGTACCTTTTACAAAACCATTATCTGAAAAACCTGCAAcccttaaaatatattttcctgAAGAATCATctaatgaattatttaatcCCCTTAAATCAAATTTAAGCACATTTCTAAAATTTCCATATTTACAAACATCTAAAATTATAGTACCCGATAAATCATTGTTTTCTTCTTCTGATGATAATCAAGATAAATTAGAATCCACTGAGCCAAAAAAAATACCACAATCACATCACTTGAAACAATTCAAACATAGTGAACCAACAATTTCACAACCAAAAAAAATACCACAATTACATCACTTGAAAGAGTTCAAACATAGTGAACCAAAAATTGAAGAATCACCAAAAATTGATCCACTAGCATATCAAAATATATCATTAGAAGTCAGTGAACCAACAATTGCAGAACCACCAAAAAAAATACCACAATTACATCACTTGAAAGAGTTCAAACATAGTGAACCAACAATTTCACAACAACAGAAAAAAAGTCCTCAATCACGTCACTTGAAAGAATTCAAACTCAGTGGACCAAAAATCAAAGAAGAAATTGAAATGGATACATTACCATATGACTATAAAAAATCAGAATCCCCCAAAGAACTAAAACTCTtgcaaaaattaaaaacctCTGAACAACAAAAAACAACTTCACAATCAGATCAGGATAAAATATTAGGACCCAGTGTTAAACCAAAAATGATTTCTCAATCAAGTCATTCTAAAATAGCAAGTCCACCCAGTGGTATATCAAATGTTATTTCACTATCATCATATCAACCTAAAACACAAAAAGCCACTGATAAACCAGAGGGTTTCTTTGAAGACTCATCTTCAGAACCTAAGCCTCTTCCACCTTTTAAAAACATAAGAATGTCGTCTCCTACTCCATTTAAACAACCAAAAACTATTAAATTTTCTCCAATGAAGAAATCAGCTTCAAGTGCAAGTATTGTTACTTCTAAACCTCAATTAAAAGAAGGTATAGTATTTGCATCTACAAAAGAACACGCAGATACTAGTAAAACGGAAGGCAAAAGTCATAAAGCAAGTAGTAAATCATTTGTGGATAGTACCTCACCCATTGCGCAAAGCTCAAGTGTTGAAAAAGCTATGACTAGTGAAAAAACTTCGTCTCAAAGTTCATCGAGTACACATAAGGGTGATGAATCAAGTtcttaa
- the ETRAMP gene encoding early transcribed membrane protein, with amino-acid sequence MRTIKVYNFFIFVLFTSFVLLYLSCENLSITKKLNALKRVEKELDKKKNRNILIIILFTAAGLALSFAIIRKKIYEVVRERNYKNRAAGKDDFFDNTKNFSRKYNKILSLSSDYLDNEFYKASDKNKSNVKNFSFLQKAVNDTQSRLHVTLSDYELRCILRELYRRMDVKYYDYMNNKYNKTKDNDLNSSFSVNKPSYKSKIPLPPEVINKNFMKALDIASKVKKQLKDDFLKTDDNNKSISPKPHDTKKLVNFVANNEGYELTKEQSDELCKYTHLTSLELYYEHMNKINPMLKKPKLKTYSMDMNVFSTFNKKNMQNHKNQIILGAENVEKHI; translated from the coding sequence ATGAGAACCataaaagtatataatttttttatctttgtATTATTTACTAGTTTTGTACTATTGTATTTATCATGTGAAAATTTATCTatcacaaaaaaattaaatgccTTAAAAAGAGTTGAAAAGGAactagataaaaaaaaaaataggaatatactaattataattttgtttacGGCTGCAGGATTAGCTTTATCTTTTGCAATaatcagaaaaaaaatttatgaagtAGTAAGAGAAaggaattataaaaatagggCAGCGGGTAAGGAtgatttttttgataatacCAAAAATTTCTCtagaaaatataacaaaattttatCGTTATCAAGTGATTACTTGGATAATGAATTTTATAAAGCTtctgataaaaataaaagcaatgtaaaaaatttttcatttttacaaAAGGCAGTTAATGACACACAATCTCGTCTTCATGTAACACTTTCAGATTACGAATTAAGGTGTATACTTCGTGAATTATATAGACGAATGGATGTAAAATATTACgattatatgaataataaatataacaaaacaaaagataatgatttaaatagTTCTTTTTCAGTGAACAAGCCATCATACAAATCGAAAATCCCTTTACCTCCAGAAGTAATTAACAAGAACTTTATGAAAGCTTTAGATATTGCGAGCAAAGTAAAGAAACAATTAAAAgatgattttttaaaaaccgatgataataataaaagtatatcACCAAAACCACatgatacaaaaaaattagttaATTTTGTTGCCAATAACGAAGGTTATGAATTAACAAAAGAGCAATCTGATGAATTATGTAAATACACTCATTTAACTTCCTTAGAATTATACTATGAAcatatgaataaaataaatccaATGCTTAAAAAACcaaaattaaaaacttaCAGTATGGATATGAATGTCTTTTCAacctttaataaaaaaaatatgcaaaATCATAAAAATCAAATTATTTTGGGAGCAGAAAATGTTGAGAAGCATATATAA
- a CDS encoding WD-repeat protein, putative, whose protein sequence is MNEDVVGDDEYLEEFSDDNNSNEFLSGNESNKNDSNKGERKKKDTYDNKNITYDDESNGMMKENKKFFNMKEEVLNIHKKNICGIKLIKNGNTLIISGNDNIVRIYDFKSMNKYEKNYTNFISLSEGSITQSLDGKNNSILIGNGNKCYVYNKNCELIKNTIRGDMYIKDAKNTKGHTRQINCCRFHPFDENIFISGSLDSTLRIWNLKKNNCYGIDNELVHYQCLKILNEKNIMNNNILCCEFNKEGDTIIIGCDNGQIEIRNKISNDYTFSYKSNYTINKNMTHKNSVIDILVSKKNSNFFFTRSLDNTIKYWDLRNLKICLNTIEGVETISNKSNICFFDNEKYLIAGIQEKKKLKKEEENYKSFKNQAKECIENMLDLNENKINNLINKKEIINNYVKVYKGDDDMNQFLSEVASLNKMEKDIYGKMKIFDINNFNLVYTKHYENSGIICSYYDEHINHLFLGTTEGTCLIYYDSNSKDGVLNYINKSIKRKEDNSFYMNREHIYNLDNLPKEIQITQSGNVLIKKVHNKKSKINPDLNMFTNKAYEKKRQVDSYANFIIDINENKKDNNNNNEENEEENIVKILRNREINKKGDDYFLKAYKYTQPKNIINYSSDEQQEYSEFLKKQKCPQCGIKNCVCGYMKSEEK, encoded by the coding sequence atgaaTGAAGATGTTGTCGGTGATGATGAATATCTAGAAGAGTTTTCAGATgataataattcaaatgaatttttaagtGGAAatgaaagtaataaaaatgattcaaATAAaggagaaagaaaaaaaaaggacacatatgataataaaaatattacttaTGATGATGAATCTAATGGAATGatgaaagaaaataaaaaattttttaatatgaagGAAGAAGTTTTAAatatacacaaaaaaaatatatgtggtattaagttaataaaaaatggtAATACTTTAATAATTTCCGGAAATGACAATATTGTGAGAATTTATGATTTCAAGAGTatgaataaatatgaaaaaaactACACTAATTTTATAAGTTTATCTGAAGGTTCAATTACACAATCTCTAGACGGAAAAAACAATTCTATTTTAATTGGAAATGGGAATAAATgttatgtatataataaaaattgtgaattaataaaaaatacaattagAGGAGATATGTACATTAAGGATGCTAAAAACACAAAAGGTCACACAAGACAAATTAACTGCTGCAGGTTTCATCCATttgatgaaaatatttttataagtgGAAGTTTAGATAGCACTTTAAGAATAtggaatttaaaaaaaaataattgttaTGGTATCGATAATGAATTGGTTCACTATCaatgtttaaaaattttaaatgaaaaaaatattatgaataataatattttatgttgTGAATTTAATAAAGAAGGAGATACAATTATTATAGGTTGTGATAACGGTCAAATAGAAATAAGGAACAAAATATCTAATGATTACACCTTCAGTTACAAGTCAAATtatacaataaataaaaatatgactCATAAAAATTCTGTAATTGATATATTagtatcaaaaaaaaatagcaatttcttttttacgAGAAGCTTGGATAATACTATTAAGTACTGGGACTtgagaaatttaaaaatatgtctCAATACTATTGAAGGTGTTGAAACGATCAGCAATAAGAGTAATATTTGCTTTTTTGATAATGAAAAGTATTTAATTGCGGGaattcaagaaaaaaaaaaattgaaaaaagaagaagagaATTAcaaaagttttaaaaatcAAGCAAAAGAATGTATAGAAAATATGTTAGacttaaatgaaaataaaataaataatttgatcaataaaaaagaaatcataaataattatgtaaaGGTATATAAAGGTGATGATGATATGAATCAATTTTTAAGTGAAGTAGCTTCTCTTAATAAGATGGAAAAGGATATATATGGaaagatgaaaatatttGATATCAATAACTTTAATTTAGTTTATACAAAACATTATGAAAATTCAGGTATTATATGTTCTTATTACGATGAACatataaatcatttatttttaggaACAACCGAAGGAACgtgtttaatttattatgatTCTAATTCAAAAGACGgtgttttaaattatataaacaaatctataaaaagaaaagaagataattctttttatatgaatagAGAACACATTTATAATTTAGACAACCTACCCAAAGAAATTCAAATTACTCAATCAGGAaatgttttaattaaaaaagttcATAACAAAAAATCCAAAATTAACCCTGATTTGAATATGTTTACTAATAAGGCATATGAAAAAAAGAGACAGGTTGATTCATAtgctaattttattatagatATAAACGAAAATAAGAAagataacaataataataatgaagaaaatgaagaagaaaatatagttaaaattttaagaaatagagaaataaataaaaaaggagatgattattttttaaaagcatataaatatactcaaccaaaaaatataattaattattcaTCTGATGAGCAGCAAGAATATtcagaatttttaaaaaaacaaaaatgtcCTCAATGTGGAATAAAAAATTGCGTTTGTGGTTATATGAAAAGCGAAGAAAAATAA
- the HAD1 gene encoding haloacid dehalogenase-like hydrolase, putative yields the protein MFEIKDKNDKRVQRENIDEIKIIFTDLDGTLLNDENKISDLNLQSLIKAKNKGIKIVISSGRTILSVERIIGKYIKKSNLNLLPGIYLNGSTTFNSSGSLLIDAVIDNNLKMEINDFTKKLNISEYSVWYSSDRTYCFSMNDEIQRLSEIEGMTPEIISEEELKNLGVYKVAFCLNKNNLESILDLSKKKLLNKVNVVNTFKNYIELYHQNINKFEGIKKICNLYNISLNNALAIGDGENDIEMLNGLPYSVSVSNASDKVKRCAKYNGPSNNEDALAHVLHAFCDI from the coding sequence atgtttgaaataaaagataaaaatgataaaagaGTCCAAAGAGAGAATatagatgaaataaaaataattttcactGACTTAGATGGAACTCTattaaatgatgaaaataaaatttctgaTTTAAATTTGCAGAGTTTAATAAAAgcaaaaaataaaggaataaaaatagtaatttcTTCAGGTCGCACAATACTATCAGTTGAAAGAATTATTGgtaaatacattaaaaaaagtaacttAAATCTTTTACCaggaatatatttaaatggaTCAACTACTTTTAATTCAAGTGGATCATTACTTATTGACGCAGTtattgataataatttaaaaatggaaattaatgattttacaaaaaaattaaatatctCCGAATATAGTGTTTGGTACTCTTCAGATAGAACCTACTGTTTTTCTATGAATGATGAAATTCAGCGTTTGTCCGAAATAGAAGGTATGACTCCAGAAATAATAAGCGAAGAAGAGCTAAAAAATTTAGGTGTATATAAAGTTGCATtttgtttaaataaaaataatttagaaagTATTTTAgatttaagtaaaaaaaaacttcTAAATAAAGTTAATGTAGTAAATACTTTTAAGAATTATATTGAATTATATcatcaaaatataaataaatttgagggaataaaaaaaatatgtaatttatataatattagtTTAAATAATGCATTAGCAATAGGTGATGGTGAGAATGATATTGAAATGTTAAATGGTTTACCATATTCAGTATCTGTAAGTAATGCCTCTGATAAGGTTAAGAGATGTGCTAAATACAATGGTCCGTCAAATAATGAAGATGCATTAGCTCATGTGCTACATGCCTTTTGcgatatttaa